One window of Sphingomonas sp. KC8 genomic DNA carries:
- a CDS encoding IS3 family transposase (programmed frameshift) — MPSKKHKPEEIIGKLREVEIVLAQGGTTAEACRRIAVTEQTYYRWRKEYGGLKTDQARRMKDLEKENLRLRRAISDLTLDKLILQEAAPGKLLSPARRRRCIDQLRRELPVSERRICRVLGQHRSTHRKVPRGADDEVRLTEDIIALAKQYGRYGYRRVTALLRDAGWTVNRKRVERIWRKEGLKVPQRQPKRGRLWLNDGSCIRLRPEYPGHVWAYDFVEGRTHDGRKFRILTIIDEASRECLALIVARQLKHEDVLAALADLFIARGPPAHIRSDNGAEFIATAVQTWLAQIGVKTLYIAPGSPWENGYNESFNGSLRDELLNGEIFYSLAEAKVLIEAWRRHYNTVRPHSSLGYRPPAPESATPPLPPSGSASLHLPSAMAAEATMH, encoded by the exons ATGCCGAGCAAGAAGCACAAGCCGGAAGAGATCATCGGCAAGCTGCGTGAAGTTGAGATCGTGCTGGCGCAGGGTGGAACGACGGCCGAAGCCTGCCGGCGCATCGCGGTCACCGAGCAAACCTACTACCGCTGGCGCAAGGAATATGGCGGTCTGAAGACCGACCAGGCGCGGCGGATGAAGGATCTGGAGAAGGAGAATCTGCGGCTTCGCCGGGCGATCTCGGACCTGACGCTGGACAAGCTGATCCTTCAGGAGGCCGCTC CGGGGAAACTTCTGAGCCCCGCGCGGCGGCGACGCTGTATCGATCAGTTGCGGCGGGAGTTGCCAGTGTCCGAGCGGCGTATATGCCGGGTGCTCGGGCAACATCGGTCGACGCATCGCAAGGTGCCGCGCGGGGCGGATGATGAGGTGCGGCTCACCGAGGACATTATCGCACTGGCCAAGCAATACGGCCGCTACGGCTATCGCCGGGTGACCGCATTGCTGCGCGATGCCGGCTGGACGGTGAACCGCAAACGCGTTGAGCGGATTTGGCGCAAGGAGGGGTTGAAGGTGCCACAGCGCCAGCCAAAGCGGGGCCGGTTATGGCTGAACGACGGCTCGTGTATCCGGCTCAGGCCGGAATATCCAGGGCATGTCTGGGCCTACGACTTCGTCGAGGGCCGTACGCATGACGGGCGCAAGTTCCGGATCCTCACCATTATCGACGAGGCCAGCCGGGAGTGCCTCGCGCTTATCGTGGCACGCCAGCTCAAGCATGAAGATGTGCTGGCGGCTCTCGCTGACCTGTTCATCGCGCGGGGACCACCGGCTCATATCCGGTCGGACAATGGCGCCGAGTTTATCGCCACTGCCGTGCAGACATGGCTCGCCCAGATCGGCGTGAAGACCTTGTATATCGCGCCCGGTTCACCGTGGGAGAATGGTTATAACGAAAGCTTCAATGGGTCGCTCCGCGACGAACTGCTCAACGGCGAGATCTTCTACAGCCTCGCCGAGGCCAAGGTGCTGATCGAGGCCTGGCGGCGGCATTACAACACCGTTCGCCCGCACAGCAGCCTCGGCTATCGGCCGCCGGCCCCGGAAAGTGCGACACCGCCATTGCCGCCGTCCGGTTCCGCTTCGCTCCACCTACCGTCAGCAATGGCGGCGGAAGCAACAATGCACTAA
- a CDS encoding LysR family transcriptional regulator — protein MDRIDLFRIFARVVECASFTRAADMLGMPRSSVSAAIQELETRMGARLLNRTTRRVTPTQDGLVLQERCLRLIAEVEDVEGLFREAVSGPSGLLRVDVPGRIGRLIVAPALPAFFDRYPNIEISLGVTDRAVNLVEENVDCVVRVGTLADSRLIGRTVGALPLINVASPAYLAAHGIPLDPSDLDSHRTVRYASPSTGRIEEWEWMEGGAIMTRATHGSVIVNSAEACIACCLAGLGLIQIPAYDVKAHLDAGELIEVMPGHRAEPMAMTLLYLHRQHLSRRLAVFADWLEELLKRETLVADGSLPWVTEFGAR, from the coding sequence TTGGACCGTATCGACCTGTTCAGGATATTTGCGCGCGTGGTCGAATGTGCGAGTTTCACCCGTGCGGCGGATATGCTGGGCATGCCGCGTTCATCGGTATCTGCTGCGATTCAGGAGCTTGAAACTCGGATGGGCGCGCGGCTGCTGAACCGAACAACGCGGCGTGTCACGCCGACACAAGATGGCCTTGTCCTTCAGGAACGCTGCCTGCGGCTGATTGCAGAAGTCGAAGATGTCGAGGGCCTGTTTCGTGAAGCCGTTTCGGGACCAAGCGGGCTGCTGCGCGTCGATGTGCCAGGCCGGATCGGCAGGCTCATTGTCGCACCCGCGCTGCCCGCATTCTTCGATCGTTACCCCAACATTGAGATCAGCCTGGGCGTCACCGATCGTGCGGTGAACCTCGTCGAGGAAAATGTCGATTGCGTCGTGCGTGTCGGAACGCTCGCGGATTCGCGCCTGATCGGCCGCACCGTTGGAGCCCTGCCACTGATCAACGTGGCCAGTCCCGCTTATCTGGCTGCTCATGGCATCCCGCTTGATCCGTCGGACCTCGATAGCCATCGGACGGTTCGCTACGCCTCACCTTCGACGGGGCGGATCGAGGAATGGGAATGGATGGAAGGCGGCGCGATCATGACGCGGGCGACGCATGGCAGCGTCATCGTCAACAGTGCGGAAGCCTGCATCGCCTGTTGCCTCGCCGGGTTGGGGCTGATCCAGATTCCGGCCTATGACGTGAAGGCTCATCTTGATGCTGGCGAACTGATTGAAGTCATGCCGGGACATCGCGCGGAACCGATGGCGATGACGCTGCTCTATCTCCATCGCCAGCATCTCTCGCGGCGCCTCGCGGTCTTTGCAGACTGGCTGGAGGAATTGCTGAAGCGGGAAACGCTGGTGGCCGATGGATCATTGCCATGGGTAACCGAGTTCGGCGCGCGCTGA
- a CDS encoding SDR family oxidoreductase: MTDHSIKGKTVLIAGGAKNLGGLVAADLALHGAQAIAIHYNSSATAADAEQTVAAIKAAGAQAHAFQADLSTAGAIEKLFADAKAAMGGIDIAINTVGKVLKKPMVEISEDEYDGMTAVNSKTAFFFLKEAGRQLNDNGKVLTVVTSLLGAFTPFYAAYAGTKAPVEHFTRAASKEFGERGISVTAIGPGPMDTSFFYPAEGADAVAYHKTAAALSNFSKTGLTDIEDIVPYIRFMVSEGWWMTGQTILVNGGYTTK; this comes from the coding sequence ATGACCGATCACAGTATCAAGGGCAAAACCGTTCTCATCGCTGGCGGCGCGAAGAATCTGGGCGGATTGGTCGCTGCCGATCTGGCCCTCCATGGCGCGCAAGCCATCGCGATTCACTATAACAGCAGCGCGACCGCTGCCGATGCGGAGCAAACGGTTGCCGCGATCAAGGCGGCGGGCGCGCAGGCCCATGCGTTCCAGGCGGACCTGTCCACGGCCGGCGCGATCGAGAAATTATTTGCCGATGCCAAGGCCGCCATGGGCGGGATCGACATCGCGATCAACACCGTCGGCAAAGTGCTGAAGAAGCCGATGGTTGAGATTTCGGAAGACGAATATGACGGCATGACTGCGGTCAATTCGAAGACGGCTTTCTTCTTTCTCAAGGAAGCAGGCCGACAGCTTAACGACAATGGCAAGGTGCTGACGGTCGTTACATCGCTGCTCGGTGCGTTCACGCCTTTCTATGCCGCCTATGCTGGCACGAAGGCACCCGTCGAGCATTTCACGCGTGCAGCTTCCAAGGAATTTGGCGAACGTGGGATTTCAGTGACGGCGATCGGGCCGGGCCCGATGGATACATCCTTCTTCTACCCCGCCGAAGGAGCCGATGCGGTCGCCTATCACAAGACGGCGGCGGCACTGTCCAATTTCTCAAAGACGGGCCTGACCGATATCGAGGATATCGTGCCCTATATCCGCTTCATGGTGTCCGAGGGCTGGTGGATGACCGGCCAGACCATCCTCGTCAACGGGGGCTATACGACGAAGTGA